In Dyadobacter subterraneus, a single genomic region encodes these proteins:
- a CDS encoding undecaprenyl-diphosphate phosphatase produces the protein MTIWQAIILAIVEGITEFLPVSSTGHMIIASSVMGISHLDFTKMFTVNIQFGAILSVVVLYWKRFFQSTDFYFKLFVAFLPAAVLGFLLNDIIDSMLENVVVVAISLLVGGIILIFIDRIANDETREREITYFDALKIGFFQCIAMIPGVSRSASTIIGGMLQGLSRKQAAEFSFFLAVPTMAAAGGYKLLKTYDTIQASDIQTLLIGNVIAFVVAMLAIKFFINFLTKYGFKVFGYYRIILGIILLALLASGYKLDIV, from the coding sequence ATGACCATTTGGCAGGCTATTATTTTAGCAATTGTTGAGGGAATTACAGAATTCCTACCTGTTTCATCCACTGGCCACATGATCATCGCATCCTCAGTTATGGGGATCAGCCACCTGGATTTCACCAAAATGTTTACAGTGAACATTCAATTCGGAGCCATTCTTTCGGTTGTGGTTTTATACTGGAAACGCTTTTTTCAATCTACTGATTTTTATTTCAAGCTTTTCGTAGCCTTTCTTCCGGCTGCTGTACTTGGTTTTCTGCTGAACGACATTATCGATTCAATGCTTGAAAACGTAGTTGTCGTAGCAATATCACTTTTGGTAGGAGGAATAATTTTGATTTTCATCGATCGTATCGCGAACGACGAAACCAGAGAAAGAGAGATTACTTATTTTGATGCATTGAAAATTGGTTTTTTTCAGTGTATCGCAATGATTCCTGGTGTTTCCAGATCTGCCTCTACAATTATCGGTGGAATGCTTCAAGGCCTTTCGCGGAAACAAGCGGCTGAATTTTCATTTTTCCTGGCAGTTCCAACAATGGCTGCTGCTGGCGGTTACAAGCTTTTGAAAACATACGATACCATTCAGGCATCAGATATCCAGACTTTGCTTATCGGTAATGTAATTGCGTTCGTTGTAGCCATGCTCGCGATCAAATTCTTTATTAATTTCCTTACCAAATACGGTTTCAAAGTTTTTGGATATTACCGTATTATTTTAGGAATTATACTTTTGGCACTATTGGCGTCGGGTTACAAACTTGACATTGTATAG
- the truB gene encoding tRNA pseudouridine(55) synthase TruB: MSNETTIQDEGEVLLIDKPLRWTSFDVVNKIKRACKYNKIGHAGTLDPLATGLLILCTGKKTKVIDTYQAQEKEYTGTFVLGKTTPSVDLETEFDAEFPVDHITPEVLETARKTFLGQIEQIPPIYSAVKVDGERLYKKARRGETAEIKKRSVEISLFEIDSTNFPSIDFRIICSKGTYIRSIVRDFGVAAGSGAYLSVLCRTRIGAFELKDAKNLTDFIYQKRVELKLPVDE, encoded by the coding sequence TTGAGTAACGAGACTACCATACAAGACGAAGGAGAGGTTCTTTTGATTGACAAACCGCTAAGATGGACATCTTTTGATGTTGTCAACAAAATAAAGAGAGCTTGTAAATATAATAAAATCGGTCATGCCGGCACGCTGGATCCTCTGGCGACCGGCTTGCTCATTTTATGTACAGGAAAGAAAACAAAGGTAATTGATACCTATCAGGCTCAGGAAAAGGAATATACCGGTACTTTTGTATTAGGTAAAACGACACCTTCTGTTGATCTGGAAACTGAATTTGATGCCGAGTTTCCGGTGGATCATATCACGCCCGAAGTTCTTGAAACCGCCAGAAAAACCTTTCTGGGCCAAATTGAACAGATACCACCGATTTATTCTGCTGTGAAAGTCGACGGCGAAAGGTTATATAAAAAAGCCCGTCGTGGTGAAACTGCGGAAATTAAAAAGCGCAGCGTGGAGATTTCGCTTTTTGAAATTGATAGCACCAATTTCCCATCCATAGATTTCAGGATCATTTGTTCAAAAGGGACATATATTCGTAGTATTGTAAGAGATTTCGGTGTTGCAGCAGGAAGTGGAGCTTACCTAAGCGTTTTATGTCGCACCAGAATCGGTGCCTTCGAACTGAAAGATGCTAAAAACCTGACCGATTTCATCTACCAAAAGCGTGTTGAATTGAAGTTACCAGTTGACGAATGA
- a CDS encoding bifunctional riboflavin kinase/FAD synthetase has product MNIYHSLDSFHRLECAVVTSGTFDGLHIGHKKILSRLKEISNQCDGESTVLTFWPHPRMVVSEDSQDLQLLSTIDEKIELFSQMGIQHLAIIPFTRAFSELSSDDFIRQILVDKIGTKKLVIGYDHRFGRNREGSFDFLQKNASTYGFEVEEIPRQDIEDLAISSSRIRHSLLSGNVDEAKYLLGRPYSFTGLVVKGKQLGRTIGFPTANIQLHESYKLIPANGVYVIKAYYNGTAYQGMLNIGVRPTVDGSYRTIEANLFDFDKEIYGEDLTVELLHYLRPEQKFIGLDALIEQIKIDKENAIAFFRDQK; this is encoded by the coding sequence ATGAACATATACCACAGCCTTGATTCCTTTCACAGATTGGAATGCGCAGTCGTAACCAGTGGCACTTTTGATGGCTTGCATATTGGCCATAAAAAAATACTTTCCCGGCTTAAGGAAATCAGTAATCAATGCGACGGTGAATCTACCGTACTTACTTTCTGGCCGCATCCAAGAATGGTTGTTTCAGAAGACAGCCAGGATTTGCAGCTGCTTTCTACCATTGACGAAAAAATAGAATTGTTTTCCCAAATGGGAATCCAGCATTTGGCGATTATTCCGTTCACAAGAGCTTTTTCTGAATTATCTTCGGACGACTTTATCCGTCAGATACTGGTTGACAAAATCGGAACGAAAAAACTTGTTATTGGATACGATCACCGGTTTGGCAGAAACCGTGAAGGAAGTTTTGATTTTCTTCAAAAGAATGCCTCGACTTATGGTTTTGAAGTAGAAGAAATTCCTCGACAGGATATTGAAGATCTTGCCATAAGTTCATCAAGAATTCGTCATTCGCTTTTGTCAGGAAATGTGGATGAGGCGAAATATTTGTTAGGACGCCCCTACTCCTTTACAGGCCTGGTTGTGAAGGGCAAGCAACTGGGAAGAACGATTGGATTTCCAACCGCAAATATTCAGCTACATGAGTCTTACAAACTTATTCCAGCCAATGGCGTTTATGTTATCAAAGCATATTACAATGGAACAGCTTATCAAGGAATGTTAAACATCGGCGTTCGCCCGACTGTTGACGGTTCTTACCGGACTATTGAAGCCAATCTTTTCGATTTTGACAAAGAAATTTACGGTGAAGATTTGACGGTTGAACTGTTACATTACCTTCGACCTGAGCAAAAGTTCATTGGATTGGACGCCTTAATTGAACAAATCAAGATTGACAAAGAAAACGCAATCGCATTTTTTAGAGACCAGAAATAA
- a CDS encoding amidohydrolase family protein — protein sequence MKLNFRYTLFSFLLAITISSSAQQNNLILLKNVNLIDGTGSASKPDVDILIKGGIITEIQSGLKEPNAKLIDLKGKTIIPAIISAHTHIGTLKGNTSTAENYTRENVLRQLKRYEDYGVGTILTMGTDRPLIFDGLIDSTKAGLLPGARLYSAGYGFNTLEKAPGSWMNLLWRPESPEQVPAQIEQLAKVKPTVIKIWVDDHGGKAEKMKPEIYKSIITEAHKKGIRVASHLYNLEDARDLTASGLDIMAHSIRDKEIDADLIKAMKAKGVAYIPTLSLDEYAFIYARKPEWVEDPFFKASLEPGVYEMIISQKYQDQVKNSPDYERNLAGSKMALKNLKKIHDAGILVALGTDSGAFPIRAQGFSEHLEMELMVQAGLTPMQTITAATRNSAKILKIDNHNGTLEKGKKADFIILTESPEKNIYNTRKIESVWKDGKEVSQGPLKK from the coding sequence ATGAAACTAAATTTTCGATACACTTTATTCTCATTTCTGCTTGCGATTACCATATCTTCCAGTGCGCAGCAGAACAATCTGATTCTCCTGAAGAATGTAAATCTGATTGATGGAACAGGTTCTGCTTCAAAACCTGATGTCGATATTTTGATCAAAGGTGGAATTATTACGGAGATTCAGTCCGGGTTAAAAGAACCAAATGCAAAGTTGATTGACCTGAAAGGAAAAACAATAATTCCAGCGATTATCAGCGCACATACGCATATTGGCACTTTGAAAGGAAATACCTCAACAGCTGAAAATTACACACGTGAAAATGTGCTCCGCCAATTAAAAAGATACGAAGATTACGGTGTTGGAACGATTCTGACCATGGGAACCGACAGACCGTTAATCTTTGATGGTTTAATTGATTCAACAAAAGCTGGATTGTTGCCCGGTGCAAGATTATATTCTGCCGGATATGGTTTTAACACACTAGAAAAAGCACCAGGCTCATGGATGAATTTACTTTGGCGACCGGAATCACCGGAACAGGTTCCTGCACAAATTGAACAATTGGCAAAAGTTAAACCTACGGTCATAAAAATCTGGGTTGATGATCATGGTGGAAAAGCTGAAAAGATGAAGCCGGAAATCTATAAGTCGATTATTACAGAAGCACATAAAAAAGGAATTCGCGTTGCAAGTCATTTATACAATCTTGAAGATGCCCGGGATTTAACTGCTTCCGGTCTGGATATTATGGCGCACAGCATTCGTGACAAAGAAATTGATGCAGATTTAATTAAAGCGATGAAAGCAAAGGGTGTTGCCTATATCCCGACATTATCACTGGATGAATATGCTTTTATATATGCCAGAAAACCGGAATGGGTTGAAGATCCTTTTTTCAAAGCTTCACTGGAACCCGGTGTTTACGAAATGATTATCAGCCAAAAATATCAAGATCAGGTAAAAAATTCTCCTGATTATGAAAGAAATCTGGCTGGTTCTAAAATGGCTTTAAAAAATTTAAAAAAGATCCACGATGCAGGAATTCTAGTTGCGCTTGGAACTGATTCCGGTGCCTTTCCAATTCGCGCACAGGGTTTTTCCGAACATCTGGAAATGGAATTAATGGTTCAGGCAGGCTTAACTCCAATGCAAACCATAACGGCCGCAACCAGAAACTCCGCTAAAATTTTGAAAATAGATAATCATAACGGCACATTAGAAAAAGGTAAAAAAGCTGATTTTATTATTCTTACCGAAAGCCCGGAAAAGAATATTTACAATACAAGAAAAATAGAATCGGTTTGGAAAGATGGAAAAGAAGTGAGTCAGGGACCGTTGAAAAAATAA
- a CDS encoding cupin, producing MMETKIETYFFKDDGLIPNSKYPLILYKNAFNEKGTKAGTWLEEHFRQNNWTNSWRNGVFTYHHYHSISHEVLGIYDGSATLLLGGESGQKLKISAGDIIVIPAGVGHKNLESSSDFKVLGAYPNGMDYDILRGKPEERKQADKNIASVPFPDSDPFLGKNEGLREIWKKIK from the coding sequence ATGATGGAAACAAAAATTGAAACCTACTTTTTCAAAGACGACGGGTTAATTCCAAACAGTAAATATCCGCTGATCTTATATAAAAACGCTTTTAACGAAAAAGGTACAAAGGCAGGTACTTGGCTCGAAGAACATTTCAGGCAAAATAACTGGACAAATTCCTGGCGGAATGGGGTTTTCACCTATCATCATTACCACAGCATTTCTCACGAGGTTTTAGGTATATATGATGGATCTGCAACCTTGCTTTTAGGTGGAGAAAGCGGACAAAAATTAAAAATAAGCGCAGGTGATATTATCGTGATACCAGCCGGTGTGGGTCATAAAAATCTGGAATCTTCAAGTGACTTCAAGGTACTCGGCGCTTATCCGAATGGTATGGATTACGATATTTTAAGAGGTAAACCGGAAGAAAGAAAACAAGCCGACAAGAATATTGCCAGCGTACCATTTCCGGATAGCGATCCGTTTTTAGGAAAAAATGAAGGTTTGAGAGAGATCTGGAAGAAAATAAAATAA
- a CDS encoding RagB/SusD family nutrient uptake outer membrane protein encodes MNKKLPIILTVAGMFLTTIACTDLKEKVLDETLGSTLTDEQTANGLIAPVYALLPELHKHTNYFALQEISTDEAILPYRGGTDWGDNGIYLALHAHTSVSTDPNIKATWDNIVQSISRSITAITTLSTAKDATSTLYLAEARGMRAYYSMMMLDLFGIVFVKEDPGTVSKIIRGAEAVSYIESELLAVEPVLQNKATVGPGRLTKAAVWGLLARLYLNAAVYRDIYAPQFSFASADMDKVIDYTSRIISSGESKLSADYFSIFGNDNHTNSELIFAVDQRPDLNGHNRMAYFSLSGDQFPLAAWPAANGTDGPGITSDFYQSWVQAYGTVDPKRDPRFYKENMSVYSNAADTCLVDADYKINRGILRGQQYGAIRVNGAFLRCPDGKLKVGKLTNLSRNRADLPVIFTEKIDFTTAGSGYSAGYRVEKYEFSRVSDTGRNKGEADISILRLADVYLMRAEAKLRKSAGDATALEDVNTVRAARTATTPPPALTSLTLDLLFRERGFELYWEMVRRTDMIRFGKYEGAWTEKTSTDVHKRIFPIPQTAIDGASNLPGYMKQNTGY; translated from the coding sequence ATGAATAAGAAATTACCTATCATACTTACAGTTGCAGGCATGTTTTTGACTACCATTGCCTGTACGGATTTAAAAGAAAAAGTTCTTGACGAAACGCTGGGTTCGACGCTTACGGATGAGCAGACCGCTAACGGTCTTATTGCTCCTGTTTACGCACTTTTGCCTGAACTCCACAAGCACACCAATTACTTCGCATTACAGGAAATTTCAACGGATGAGGCTATTCTTCCTTATCGCGGAGGAACAGACTGGGGTGACAACGGGATTTATCTTGCCCTGCACGCGCATACATCGGTAAGTACAGACCCGAACATTAAAGCAACCTGGGATAACATTGTGCAAAGTATTTCAAGATCGATCACTGCGATCACAACTTTGTCGACAGCAAAAGATGCGACTTCTACGCTTTATCTTGCTGAGGCGAGAGGGATGAGGGCTTATTATTCCATGATGATGCTGGATTTATTTGGAATTGTTTTCGTAAAAGAAGATCCGGGAACTGTTTCGAAAATCATTCGCGGCGCCGAAGCGGTTTCTTACATTGAAAGCGAATTGTTGGCTGTTGAACCGGTACTTCAAAATAAAGCTACTGTTGGACCGGGCAGATTGACAAAGGCTGCGGTTTGGGGTCTCCTTGCCAGATTATATCTTAATGCTGCAGTTTATCGCGATATTTATGCACCGCAATTTTCTTTCGCAAGTGCGGATATGGATAAGGTAATCGACTACACAAGTCGTATTATCAGCTCAGGAGAGTCTAAATTGTCTGCGGATTATTTCTCGATTTTTGGTAATGATAACCACACGAATTCGGAGTTAATTTTCGCCGTTGACCAGCGTCCTGATCTGAATGGCCATAACCGTATGGCTTATTTCTCACTTTCCGGAGATCAGTTTCCGTTAGCGGCATGGCCGGCGGCAAATGGTACGGATGGGCCTGGTATCACTTCTGATTTTTATCAGTCTTGGGTGCAGGCTTATGGAACCGTGGATCCAAAACGTGATCCTCGTTTTTACAAAGAAAATATGTCTGTTTACTCTAATGCCGCTGATACTTGTCTGGTTGATGCTGATTATAAAATAAACCGTGGAATTCTACGCGGACAGCAGTACGGAGCGATCCGTGTGAATGGTGCATTTTTGAGATGTCCGGATGGAAAATTGAAAGTTGGAAAACTTACCAACCTGAGCCGTAACCGTGCAGATCTACCTGTGATTTTTACAGAAAAAATTGACTTTACAACAGCAGGAAGCGGATACAGCGCCGGATATCGCGTTGAAAAATATGAATTTAGCCGCGTTTCTGATACAGGTAGAAACAAAGGAGAAGCTGATATTTCAATTCTTCGCCTGGCTGATGTTTATCTGATGCGTGCAGAGGCAAAATTGCGTAAAAGCGCAGGTGATGCAACAGCGCTAGAAGATGTGAACACGGTAAGAGCTGCAAGAACGGCTACAACGCCACCACCTGCACTGACTTCATTAACGCTGGATCTACTTTTCCGCGAAAGAGGTTTCGAATTATATTGGGAAATGGTTCGTCGCACAGATATGATCCGTTTTGGAAAGTACGAAGGAGCCTGGACCGAGAAAACAAGTACAGATGTTCACAAACGTATATTCCCAATTCCACAAACTGCAATCGACGGTGCATCGAATTTGCCGGGATATATGAAGCAAAATACAGGTTATTAA
- a CDS encoding SusC/RagA family TonB-linked outer membrane protein, producing MRQTLLVSKMGLCCCVLSFSTLMTLSAGAAAGPVANGNNQHISHRTLLSVKDIPLKGKVVTTKNEGLPGVTVLITEAGGNKQGATTNENGEFTFSALEAGKKYNLEFSYIGFEKQTLSDFVLSEANSTVNITLKESAADLNEVVVVGYGSTVKKDITGSVKSLKSGEFNTGIINSPEQLFQGKVAGVNVTSATGEPGGTVSITVRGPGGVRTGSTPLFVVDGLALDNSSTGGATNPLSFLNPQDIESIDVLKDASATAIYGARGANGVVLITTKKGKSGVATVNYSGSFGISKMARPLDVFSADEFRSEVTKLGGTLIDGKGNTDWQKEISRTALTQNHNVSLGGGTDKLTYYASVGMQKQEGILKNSNLDRYTGRINLNQKMLNDRVSVDINLNATNTKNLRPNQGMIGSALSANPTYPAYDDKGAPYQYQDGTNPLITLALEKDQTTTTRIIGNISPSVTIIKGLVYKLNFGIDNSNSTQDIQSLANKVPFQDGRLETRDVRNSNKLIENYITYSLDKNNHNFSVLAGHSYQKISLTGRIYSINKFPVGGVEPIYNPGVGQDLTLVNNRPTGTATLNELQSFFSRVNYAFKDKYLVTATVRADGSSKFGANNKYGVFPSFSLGWRLSEEKFLKSSAFTDLKIRAGWGQTGNQEIPSKITQALFTSTITDKTSYPLFNTGTYPAGTTYARLANPNIQWETSTQTDLGIDFALFKGALSGSVDYFSKTSGKILLEVIPSDPVQPAGTFWTNVEDMKIVNQGTEVDLAYRKTLGNGIRFGLGGNITFIKNRVKNSPYSVIPSGAAQGSGLTSATINGYISGQPIGTFYLKEFTGFDDKGISTFKDVDGDGIITDKDRVAAGSALPTKMYNFSGNIGFKGFDLVANFNGVSGNKLYDNTANSNFYKLRLSKGINVTPEAIAYPNESVSNSAPVSTRYLKNGSFLRLNNLALGYNFNTTALGINNWVHSIRISVTGQNLFVATKYNGYDPEVNNDRSINGITSYGIDYLSYPKAKTLIFGLNIGF from the coding sequence ATGAGACAAACTCTATTAGTCAGCAAAATGGGCTTGTGTTGTTGCGTTTTGTCGTTTTCTACGTTGATGACGTTAAGTGCCGGCGCGGCTGCCGGTCCGGTAGCAAACGGAAACAATCAACACATTTCTCACCGCACCTTGCTGTCAGTTAAAGACATTCCGCTAAAAGGCAAGGTTGTTACAACAAAAAACGAAGGGCTGCCAGGTGTTACCGTACTCATCACCGAAGCTGGCGGAAACAAACAGGGAGCCACTACAAATGAAAATGGAGAGTTCACTTTCAGTGCGTTGGAGGCCGGAAAAAAGTATAATCTGGAATTCAGTTATATCGGTTTTGAAAAACAGACTTTAAGCGATTTTGTTTTATCCGAAGCGAACAGTACCGTTAATATTACACTAAAAGAATCCGCGGCAGATCTTAATGAAGTTGTTGTTGTTGGTTACGGAAGCACAGTTAAAAAAGATATCACGGGATCTGTAAAATCTCTTAAAAGCGGAGAATTTAATACCGGGATTATTAACTCACCAGAACAACTTTTCCAGGGAAAAGTTGCGGGTGTGAACGTAACTTCAGCAACGGGTGAGCCGGGTGGAACCGTAAGTATTACGGTTCGCGGTCCGGGTGGAGTTCGTACAGGTAGTACGCCTCTTTTTGTGGTTGATGGATTGGCGCTTGACAATAGCAGTACGGGTGGCGCTACAAACCCGCTAAGTTTCCTGAATCCGCAAGACATTGAATCTATCGATGTTTTAAAAGATGCTTCGGCGACAGCAATTTATGGTGCCAGAGGTGCAAATGGTGTCGTTTTGATTACGACTAAAAAAGGGAAATCCGGTGTGGCAACGGTTAATTATTCAGGAAGTTTTGGTATTTCAAAAATGGCCAGACCTCTGGATGTTTTTTCAGCGGATGAATTCCGTTCGGAAGTAACAAAATTGGGTGGAACGCTGATTGACGGAAAAGGTAACACAGACTGGCAAAAGGAAATTTCCAGAACTGCACTTACACAAAACCACAATGTTTCACTGGGCGGTGGCACGGATAAGCTTACTTATTATGCATCGGTAGGTATGCAGAAACAAGAAGGGATTTTAAAGAACAGCAATCTCGACCGCTACACAGGACGTATAAATTTGAATCAAAAAATGCTTAATGATCGTGTCAGCGTGGATATAAATCTGAATGCCACCAACACGAAAAATTTAAGACCAAATCAGGGAATGATCGGCAGCGCGTTGTCGGCAAACCCGACTTATCCGGCTTATGATGATAAAGGTGCACCTTACCAATATCAGGACGGTACAAATCCGTTAATCACTCTTGCATTAGAAAAAGACCAGACAACGACAACACGTATCATTGGTAATATATCTCCATCGGTAACGATCATTAAAGGATTGGTTTACAAGTTGAACTTTGGTATTGACAACTCCAACTCAACGCAGGATATCCAGTCACTTGCTAATAAAGTTCCTTTTCAGGATGGCCGCTTGGAAACAAGAGATGTACGTAACAGCAACAAGCTGATTGAAAACTATATCACGTATTCCCTTGATAAGAACAATCATAATTTTTCAGTTTTGGCGGGTCATTCTTACCAGAAAATATCGTTAACGGGAAGAATTTACAGCATCAACAAATTCCCGGTTGGCGGTGTTGAGCCGATTTATAACCCGGGCGTAGGTCAGGATTTGACATTGGTTAATAACAGACCAACGGGTACTGCTACCTTGAATGAGTTGCAGTCATTCTTTTCCAGAGTAAATTATGCTTTCAAAGATAAATACTTGGTTACTGCAACGGTCCGTGCGGACGGTTCTTCCAAGTTTGGTGCGAACAACAAATATGGCGTTTTCCCATCTTTCTCTTTAGGGTGGAGACTTTCAGAGGAGAAATTCCTGAAATCTTCTGCTTTCACAGATTTGAAAATTCGTGCGGGTTGGGGACAAACAGGTAACCAGGAAATTCCTTCAAAAATTACTCAGGCTTTGTTTACTTCCACCATTACGGATAAGACAAGTTATCCTTTATTCAATACAGGAACATATCCTGCCGGAACAACTTATGCACGTCTTGCCAACCCGAATATCCAATGGGAAACTTCGACTCAAACGGATTTGGGTATTGATTTTGCGCTTTTCAAGGGTGCATTGAGCGGTTCGGTTGATTATTTCAGCAAAACTTCTGGTAAAATTCTTCTGGAAGTAATTCCTTCCGATCCGGTTCAACCGGCAGGTACTTTCTGGACCAATGTTGAAGATATGAAAATCGTAAACCAGGGAACTGAGGTTGATCTTGCTTATAGAAAAACACTTGGAAACGGAATCAGATTTGGCTTGGGGGGTAATATAACGTTTATCAAAAACAGGGTTAAAAATTCGCCTTATTCAGTAATTCCTTCCGGTGCTGCGCAAGGTTCAGGACTTACTTCTGCTACGATCAACGGATATATCAGCGGACAGCCAATCGGTACTTTTTACTTAAAAGAATTTACAGGATTTGACGATAAAGGAATCAGTACTTTCAAAGATGTAGATGGTGATGGAATTATTACTGACAAAGACCGTGTTGCTGCTGGTTCTGCGCTTCCTACCAAAATGTATAATTTCAGTGGAAATATTGGTTTCAAAGGTTTTGATCTGGTTGCTAACTTCAACGGAGTTTCGGGCAATAAACTCTATGACAATACAGCCAACTCCAATTTTTATAAATTAAGATTATCCAAAGGAATCAATGTAACGCCGGAAGCGATTGCTTATCCTAATGAATCGGTTAGCAACTCAGCTCCGGTATCGACGCGTTATCTTAAAAACGGCTCATTCCTGAGACTGAATAACCTTGCACTGGGTTACAATTTTAACACAACGGCCCTGGGAATCAACAATTGGGTTCATTCCATCAGAATTTCTGTGACAGGGCAAAACCTGTTTGTAGCGACCAAATACAATGGCTATGATCCTGAGGTGAACAACGACAGATCAATTAACGGGATCACTTCTTACGGTATTGACTACCTGAGCTACCCGAAAGCGAAAACGTTGATTTTTGGTTTAAATATTGGATTCTAA
- a CDS encoding IS1182 family transposase → MSKIKKSIVFKEYCPQQLLFLPPSLEELIPPTHLVRVVNEVVERMDITELMNLYEGGGTSAYHPRMLLKVLLYAYCIKIYTGRKIARALGQDIHFFWLSSMSRPDFRTINTFRSSKAKEVIEVLFSSMLVFLMEHKYIKMEHYFCDGSPFMADANKHKMVWKKNALRYKASAEQKCQQLLKEIDALNASEDFTYGNKDLEEYGSQPVSRQVLANQIDQLNEKIKNTSVKKTKRKAQSLGKQLVETADRIEKYEQQILIAGSRSGYNVTDQDASAMMMKNKVEVLPAYNVLAGCEDQFITGVSLHQNTNDGTCFKDHLDQLSVQQSVTPENIIADSIFGTEENYELLENKGINNYLKFPQFHNEQKKSYKNNPFLKENFYYDPAADSYTCPNKQQLTFRSSYKHTHKKTGYQSHIKEYECTDCTGCPFYERCCKSTQGHNRTLKVNEQLDQYKQQARDNLNSQKGFELRRRRSIEIESCFGDIKANMGFRRFHLRGLKKVTTEFTLVAMAHNLRKLHLKRQKSAA, encoded by the coding sequence ATGAGCAAGATAAAAAAATCTATCGTCTTTAAAGAATACTGCCCGCAGCAGCTATTATTTTTACCACCTTCTCTTGAAGAACTGATACCTCCTACGCATTTGGTACGGGTTGTTAATGAAGTAGTTGAACGGATGGATATCACAGAGCTGATGAACCTTTATGAAGGTGGGGGAACCAGCGCATACCATCCGCGGATGCTGCTGAAAGTCTTACTTTATGCGTATTGCATCAAGATATATACTGGCAGAAAGATAGCCCGTGCCCTGGGTCAGGACATCCATTTCTTCTGGCTGAGCAGTATGAGCCGGCCCGATTTTCGGACCATCAATACTTTCCGGAGCAGCAAAGCCAAAGAAGTGATTGAAGTGCTGTTCAGCTCCATGCTGGTGTTTTTGATGGAACACAAGTATATCAAAATGGAGCACTATTTCTGTGATGGCAGCCCATTTATGGCCGATGCCAATAAGCACAAGATGGTCTGGAAGAAGAATGCCCTCCGGTATAAGGCATCAGCAGAACAGAAATGCCAGCAGCTGCTCAAAGAGATTGATGCGCTGAATGCATCCGAAGATTTTACCTACGGAAATAAAGATCTTGAAGAATATGGATCACAGCCTGTTAGCCGGCAGGTCCTGGCCAATCAGATTGACCAGCTCAATGAAAAGATTAAGAATACCAGCGTCAAAAAAACAAAACGCAAAGCCCAAAGCCTGGGCAAACAACTGGTAGAAACAGCAGATCGGATTGAGAAATACGAGCAGCAGATTCTTATCGCGGGCAGCCGCAGTGGCTATAATGTAACAGATCAGGACGCCAGTGCGATGATGATGAAAAATAAGGTTGAGGTACTGCCCGCATATAATGTGCTGGCGGGATGTGAAGATCAGTTTATTACCGGCGTAAGCCTGCACCAGAACACCAATGACGGCACCTGCTTCAAAGACCACTTGGATCAGCTGTCAGTTCAGCAGTCTGTGACCCCTGAAAACATCATTGCTGACAGCATCTTTGGTACCGAAGAGAATTATGAGCTACTGGAAAACAAGGGGATAAACAATTATTTGAAATTCCCCCAGTTCCATAATGAGCAAAAGAAATCCTATAAGAATAACCCTTTTTTAAAAGAGAATTTCTATTACGATCCCGCTGCAGATAGCTATACCTGCCCCAATAAGCAGCAGCTTACTTTTCGAAGCAGCTATAAGCATACACATAAAAAAACAGGTTATCAGTCACATATAAAGGAATACGAATGTACAGACTGCACGGGTTGCCCATTCTACGAACGCTGTTGTAAATCTACCCAAGGGCATAACCGTACACTCAAAGTTAATGAGCAGCTTGACCAATACAAGCAACAGGCACGGGACAACCTTAACTCACAGAAAGGTTTTGAGCTCCGCAGACGAAGAAGTATTGAAATAGAAAGCTGCTTTGGCGACATAAAAGCCAACATGGGTTTTCGCCGCTTCCATCTTAGAGGTCTTAAAAAGGTAACTACTGAGTTTACCTTGGTTGCTATGGCCCACAACCTGAGAAAACTGCATCTTAAAAGACAAAAATCAGCAGCCTAA